The Glycine max cultivar Williams 82 chromosome 12, Glycine_max_v4.0, whole genome shotgun sequence genome window below encodes:
- the LOC100791311 gene encoding CASP-like protein 5C1-like isoform 2 (isoform 2 is encoded by transcript variant 2), giving the protein MDGLPGSVGTSASFSLRLGQTMFSSASLLFMSLGVEFYSYTAFCYLVTIMGLVIPWSFTLALVDGYSVLVKCPIRQPGILLIIVVGDWVLSTLTLAAACSTASVVDLLLNTHGSFCPPKLCSRSKVHLECNESHAQLHSRYTKSTDKINS; this is encoded by the exons ATGGATGGACTACCTGGCTCTGTGGGCACCAGCGCTAGCTTCAGTCTGAGATTGGGTCAGACCATGTTCTCTTCTGCTTCCCTTCTCTTTATGTCTCTGGGGGTTGAATTCTACAGCTACACGGCTTTCTG CTATTTGGTGACAATTATGGGGTTGGTTATACCATGGAGTTTCACATTAGCATTGGTAGATGGATATTCTGTTCTGGTCAAATGCCCCATTCGTCAACCAGGAATACTGTTGATTATTGTTGTGGGAGATTGG GTATTATCAACCCTCACACTAGCAGCAGCTTGCTCAACAGCTAGTGTTGTGGATCTCCTTCTCAACACCCATGGGTCTTTTTGCCCTCCAAAGCTTTGTAGCAG GAGCAAAGTACATCTCGAGTGCAATGAAAGTCATGCTCAGCTTCATAGCAGGTACACAAAATCGACAGACAAAATAAACAGTTGA
- the LOC100795347 gene encoding RING-H2 finger protein ATL65 encodes MMPPSQPPHWAPSPTPILSKSFLPPTSNSPAVDFTPPLIAMVVVVAAAFLVVTYSRLIARHLRPPVHRLLRRFRRRRFLPSSVGDLESLPYDSPFDGPHVFSPYGLDETVIKTIPFSLYTAKYDARFDESRYDCAVCLLEFEDEDYVRTLPVCSHTFHVDCIDAWLRSHANCPLCRAGVLCTDSPFTPMMAARIRPSLDDDTILHRISIDPLIDLPPQPASAVAISSVSEITPCVDENTPRRNQNHANVNSEDCFRDFLLKRSYSFGFERSLASERMVMEPATASPWRYRRGSSSFWSKRPSPFGSLGKPRVFSFRYYRGMKSPFFRRRGFFPLSESSVRYGSGGSSSRRSKSIASPMFLRSSGVAAAAAFSSSRLRCGDPEALLSPERFNRR; translated from the coding sequence ATgatgcctccttctcagccacCTCATTGGGCCCCATCTCCCACACCAATCCTCAGCAAGTCTTTCCTACCCCCGACGTCAAACTCGCCGGCGGTTGACTTCACTCCGCCCTTAATAGCAATGGTCGTCGTCGTCGCCGCCGCGTTTCTTGTCGTCACCTACTCCCGCCTCATCGCGCGCCACCTCAGACCACCCGTCCACCGCCTCCTCCGCCGCTTCCGACGCCGCCGCTTCCTCCCCTCCTCCGTCGGCGACCTCGAGTCCCTCCCCTACGATTCTCCCTTCGACGGACCGCACGTGTTCTCCCCCTACGGTTTGGACGAAACGGTTATTAAAACAATCCCGTTCTCGCTTTATACAGCGAAATACGACGCGCGTTTTGATGAGTCTCGCTACGACTGCGCCGTTTGCTTGCTCGAATTCGAAGACGAGGATTACGTAAGAACGCTTCCCGTTTGTTCACACACGTTCCACGTGGACTGCATCGACGCGTGGCTTCGCTCGCACGCTAACTGTCCTCTCTGCCGCGCTGGAGTTCTCTGCACCGATTCACCTTTCACTCCGATGATGGCCGCTAGAATCCGACCGAGCCTCGACGACGACACAATTCTCCACCGTATCAGTATAGATCCTCTCATCGATCTGCCGCCGCAGCCTGCGTCGGCGGTGGCTATATCCTCCGTGTCGGAGATTACTCCCTGCGTCGACGAGAACACTCCGAGGAGGAACCAGAACCATGCGAACGTTAACTCAGAGGATTGTTTTAGGGATTTTCTGCTGAAGAGGTCTTACTCGTTTGGATTTGAACGGAGTCTGGCGTCGGAGAGGATGGTGATGGAACCGGCGACGGCGTCGCCGTGGCGGTACCGGAGAGGGAGTAGTAGTTTCTGGAGCAAGAGGCCCTCGCCATTCGGATCATTGGGGAAGCCGAGGGTGTTTTCGTTCAGGTATTATAGAGGGATGAAGTCACCGTTCTTCCGGAGGAGGGGTTTTTTCCCGTTGTCGGAGTCGAGCGTGAGGTACGGCAGCGGGGGGAGCTCGTCGCGGCGGAGCAAGTCGATAGCGAGTCCGATGTTTCTGCGGTCCTCGGGGGTGGCAGCCGCGGCGGCGTTCTCGTCGAGCCGGCTGAGGTGCGGGGATCCCGAGGCGCTGCTGTCGCCGGAGAGGTTTAACCGGAGGTGA
- the LOC100791311 gene encoding CASP-like protein 5C1-like isoform 1 (isoform 1 is encoded by transcript variant 1) yields the protein MDGLPGSVGTSASFSLRLGQTMFSSASLLFMSLGVEFYSYTAFCYLVTIMGLVIPWSFTLALVDGYSVLVKCPIRQPGILLIIVVGDWVLSTLTLAAACSTASVVDLLLNTHGSFCPPKLCSRYRISAIMAFLSWFLSMASSLFNLWLVPSL from the exons ATGGATGGACTACCTGGCTCTGTGGGCACCAGCGCTAGCTTCAGTCTGAGATTGGGTCAGACCATGTTCTCTTCTGCTTCCCTTCTCTTTATGTCTCTGGGGGTTGAATTCTACAGCTACACGGCTTTCTG CTATTTGGTGACAATTATGGGGTTGGTTATACCATGGAGTTTCACATTAGCATTGGTAGATGGATATTCTGTTCTGGTCAAATGCCCCATTCGTCAACCAGGAATACTGTTGATTATTGTTGTGGGAGATTGG GTATTATCAACCCTCACACTAGCAGCAGCTTGCTCAACAGCTAGTGTTGTGGATCTCCTTCTCAACACCCATGGGTCTTTTTGCCCTCCAAAGCTTTGTAGCAGGTACAGGATATCTGCAATCATGGCCTTTTTGTCATGGTTTCTATCTATGGCATCCTCTCTATTTAACCTTTGGCTAGTACCCTCTTTGTGA
- the LOC100791311 gene encoding CASP-like protein 5C1-like isoform X2, with protein MDGLPGSVGTSASFSLRLGQTMFSSASLLFMSLGVEFYSYTAFCYLVTIMGLVIPWSFTLALVDGYSVLVKCPIRQPGILLIIVVGDWVLSTLTLAAACSTASVVDLLLNTHGSFCPPKLCSRSKVHLECNESHAQLHSSCQR; from the exons ATGGATGGACTACCTGGCTCTGTGGGCACCAGCGCTAGCTTCAGTCTGAGATTGGGTCAGACCATGTTCTCTTCTGCTTCCCTTCTCTTTATGTCTCTGGGGGTTGAATTCTACAGCTACACGGCTTTCTG CTATTTGGTGACAATTATGGGGTTGGTTATACCATGGAGTTTCACATTAGCATTGGTAGATGGATATTCTGTTCTGGTCAAATGCCCCATTCGTCAACCAGGAATACTGTTGATTATTGTTGTGGGAGATTGG GTATTATCAACCCTCACACTAGCAGCAGCTTGCTCAACAGCTAGTGTTGTGGATCTCCTTCTCAACACCCATGGGTCTTTTTGCCCTCCAAAGCTTTGTAGCAG GAGCAAAGTACATCTCGAGTGCAATGAAAGTCATGCTCAGCTTCATAGCAG CTGCCAAAGATGA
- the LOC100790779 gene encoding uncharacterized protein has product MAHSHKPSSISHQIKTHTYTNNTKMKYSEISHFSHPQHKLRFEYSEFPFKCDGCKEVGIGSRYKCSICDFDLHMHCAMITSPTLLHPFYTKCNFQFMSKPPGDTPRYCNACEKDVRGFLYHCKACGFDLHPCCAKLPMVLDDGEVKLYLYRKVSSPCHRCGRKGRSWSYRSKCKNYNLHVACVRDMLVENWHEVYVKGRSVNSNIPSLRNTLYTPHNSRRSKGKVKKCCEIAGLAVQVVISAVLGDPTALIAGLVGSFMSRA; this is encoded by the coding sequence ATGGCACATAGCCACAAACCATCCTCAATTTCTCATCAAATCAAAACTCATACATacacaaataacacaaaaaTGAAATACAGTGAGATATCCCATTTCAGCCACCCACAGCACAAGCTGAGATTTGAGTACTCAGAATTCCCCTTCAAATGTGATGGCTGCAAGGAAGTAGGCATAGGATCACGTTACAAGTGCTCCATCTGTGACTTCGACCTTCACATGCACTGTGCCATGATAACCTCCCCCACCTTGCTCCACCCTTTCTACACCAAATGCAACTTCCAGTTCATGTCAAAGCCTCCAGGTGACACGCCTCGTTACTGCAACGCGTGCGAGAAGGACGTAAGAGGCTTCTTGTACCACTGCAAAGCGTGCGGGTTTGACCTCCACCCATGTTGCGCCAAGCTACCGATGgtccttgatgatggtgaagtgAAGCTGTACTTGTACAGAAAAGTGAGTTCACCCTGTCACCGTTGTGGCAGAAAAGGGCGTAGCTGGAGTTATAGGTCAAAGTGCAAGAACTATAATCTGCATGTGGCGTGTGTGAGGGACATGTTGGTGGAGAATTGGCACGAGGTGTATGTTAAAGGAAGGAGTGTGAATAGCAACATTCCAAGTCTGAGGAACACACTTTACACTCCTCATAATAGTAGAAGGAGTAAAGGGAAGGTGAAGAAATGCTGTGAGATTGCTGGTTTGGCTGTGCAGGTTGTGATATCAGCTGTGTTGGGAGATCCAACGGCTCTCATTGCAGGCCTTGTGGGCTCGTTCATGTCACGGGCTTGA
- the LOC100305785 gene encoding mitochondrial import receptor subunit TOM6 homolog yields MFPGMFMRKPDKAAALKQLKSHAAMFGTWVVVIRVTPYVLHFLCAEKEELKLEL; encoded by the coding sequence ATGTTTCCGGGAATGTTCATGCGCAAGCCTGACAAAGCTGCAGCACTGAAGCAGCTGAAATCTCACGCGGCCATGTTCGGGACATGGGTTGTTGTTATTCGAGTCACCCCTTACGTTCTTCACTTTCTCTGCGCCGAGAAAGAGGAACTTAAGCTCGAGCTTTAG